acgtgtCTTTTTCAggtttagtaataatttatccTCTTATGAAAAGAATAACGCACTGGCCACAGTTGATTCTAGGAATGACTTTTAACTGGGGTGCGTTTTTAGGATGGTCTGCTGTACACGGATCGTGTGATTTATCCATCTGTTTACCACTTTATATAGCCGGTATTTGTTGGACTGTTCTGTACGATACGATATATGCTCATCAAGTGAGtacaaaagtttaataactttttatgttttttacgtTATACTTCAATCTTTTATATGTTAGGACAAGATAGATGATATTTTGTTGGGTATGAAATCCACCGCTATAAAATTTGGAGACAACACAAAATACTACTTATCTGGATTTGGCACGGTAATGATGATAAGTTTAATTACCTCTGGTATATTGACCACACAAACTTGGCCTTATTATACTGCGGTTGGATTAATTGCAGCACATATTAGCAACCaggtaaatattataaattattaagtaaatttaaaattatcgcatttcaataaaataatttgtcttcTAGATCTACTCTTTGAACATAAACAATCCGAATGATTGTGCCAAAAAATTCATATCTAATCACAGAGTAGGTATGATATTATTTGCTGGTATTGTGTTgggaaatttgataaaaacatcgctcacaaaaaaacaaaaccaAGAAAACGAagttgaagaagaagaaaagtaCCCAACTGCTGTactagataaaaataaaagagatttgTAGTTAGCCAAAATTAGTAGTGTAtacttaaattataaattaagtgAAGCAAAAAAACAGGTAttgataaaaacttaaattcATACGTTACATAcgagttttaaattattataatgtgaaaaagttttacatctatttttttaatgcactatacaaaaattaaaattgatcaattCTATGGTTAATCAGTCACTTTTCTAGTAGTGGTTTGTTTAACAGTATTAATTACttcttttatagaaatagaaaacaagAGTTCCTCAAAGTTAAATGGAATACagaatcaatattaaaaatagatgaaatgtaaataattgtgtcattttcaatataaaagataatttttattgacaatatAATGATGCCGATGACGattgtatgaaaattatacaaactTTAGGAACaataagaaattagaatatgtaaaaaatcatcaaatttgtgacaaatatttttatgcgacatcttaatttttcaattataatagttgtatgcaattttttatatttgttcttacaagtatttttaactaaattattttcagattttttttatatgttactatcttttctctctttaataAGTTCAACATATTGTTCTTCTGTCAATaaagattgttttaaactCTCGAGAAGTTTTATATTTGGTAATATTATAGCCAAGTATCCACCTTTGTGTGGCAGTTGCCTGAGAAGCTGTGGGTTTTCCGATAACATCTCATTAActtcaattaattttcctATCATACAGCATTTTATCACATATGTGTGTCCATCTGTGCAGGATATGGTACAAATATTAGAGTTAGCTTGTAACGGTTGTGCTCCATGTTTACCCTTTCCCGAAACTTTATTCAAAGATCTATCTACTTTATCGCTGATCTTAAAGTCGACCTTCTTGATCTCTTTATCGTCTGTCAAAGCAACATGACTAGGTGCCAAAGATAGCATACAAATACGATTGCTATGTATTCGTATGCAAATGTCATCTCCAAGTGACTgcacattaattttgtaataggGAGTAAAATAACGATCAGTAACTGTGGGCAAATGATCATTATACTGCACTTCATCTAGCATGTCCGAAACATCA
Above is a genomic segment from Linepithema humile isolate Giens D197 chromosome 6, Lhum_UNIL_v1.0, whole genome shotgun sequence containing:
- the LOC136996853 gene encoding protein Abitram — encoded protein: MNLISEINEPEVKRLKVENDSQKSHKEEGKNNFPDKMQESNKRLSNSDDETSVVSDDESFTFPPDDDVSDMLDEVQYNDHLPTVTDRYFTPYYKINVQSLGDDICIRIHSNRICMLSLAPSHVALTDDKEIKKVDFKISDKVDRSLNKVSGKGKHGAQPLQANSNICTISCTDGHTYVIKCCMIGKLIEVNEMLSENPQLLRQLPHKGGYLAIILPNIKLLESLKQSLLTEEQYVELIKERKDSNI